CAACGGTCGAGAGCGTCGATGCGGCGCGTCCGGACCAGTCACGGTCCTGGCGGAGGGTCTGATTCTTGCCGAGGCCGGTGAAGAGCGTGTAGTACGAGTCGACACTCGCCAGCAACTCGTCGCGCAGCCCGCGCGCTGCTGCTTGCATACTGGGATCGGGGCTTTTGAGGTCGTCCCTGAGCGCTCGCGCGGCTACCAGGGCCGCCTCGCCCAGGTTCTTCTTTAGATTCAGGGCGTCCTGGGAGCTCAGCGATTGGCTCGCTCGCAATTCGTTCGACGAGGCTTTCAGCGCGCGGTAGTACTGCGCCCGATCAGTGGGCGACCTGAGCAGTCCCGGTGCGTCCGGGTCTACGTCGTCAAGGCCGGCCTGCTTAGCGATTGCCGTCAAGCGGCCCACAGACTCCCTTTGGAACTGGGCCTCTCCAATCTCAGAACGCTTGCCGGACAGGTCCGCAAACCGTCCCGATGCGTCGACCCCTCGGAGCCAGTCGTCGGCCGTCTGCTCTGCGACCGCATCCGACTCGACGCCAACCACGCGTTCAGAATAGAAGTCCTCGATGAACAGCTCGTCAGCAATGTCGATCAGCACTTCGTGCCGCTCCATCACCCAATCGCCGACCTTCAGCTCCAGCTGCAGCTCGTAGAGCTTGGCGTCAACGGGCGCCTCATCGCCGCGTAGCGTCACCACAGCCTGGGCTTGGCGCCCATCCACGTATCGGGTCCTCAGCTCGAAGATGTCGCGCGTCGACTCATCAACTTCTTCTGCAAAGCTGAACTTTGGTAGAAGCTGAACCGCTGAGAGCGCCAGCGCGTCGTCAGTCGTGACAACGTAGTCCGGGTGTGTTGAGACACCCGGATACGGGTCGTAGGGCGTTGTCGAGAGCATCGCCCGGACCTCAAGCGACTCGATCCGCGATTGGCGGTGGCGGAGGTCCTTCTTGCTGCGGTGTTTCCGCTTAAAGCCGAGGGTGGCGAGGGTAGTAGTCCACGACGAGGGGAATCGGCGCATCGTGCTTGCTCAGCGGTGTCAGGAATGAGCTGCGTCCCCCAGTTTGGAGGGGGTGTGGCAGACCGCACCATAGCGGTGCCCCGCGAGAAAACAAATAACTTCTAGTAAATCAGCGCAGATTGTCCTAATTGAAAAGATGGGTAAAGAATGGGGACGGTACCTCACAGGGCTCACAGTAGATGAACCGATTACCTCTTGCGTGCTGGGCCAATACGACACGCGGCATTGGATTCTCCTAGAGAACCCGGCCTCGGGCGCGAGTCACTTCCCCAATGACTTTAGATAACAGGTGGCAAGAGAGAGGCCAGCGACGGTTCGGTTTGGACCGAGGTCCGTGGCTCATGCTCGAATTCTTGCTGACATCGTCCCAAACGATCAGCCTCAGAGAAATCCACGGCTCCGTAACCACGCGTCAAGGGCCTCTTCTAAGATCTCCTGGACATAGAACGGCTGCTCGCCGCTGAGCTGCCTCTCTAGCGAGGCCCGCTTGAGGGCCGACGCGATTTCCGGGCGGGCCCGCGTGGTTATCGGCACGCGGCTCGCCATCTGCGGCAGAATCTTTGGCTGCGAGTGCTTGTCGAACGAGTTCGACTTTTTGGCTGATGGCTCTTCACCGTACACGAACTCCTTCTCGTCTTCGGGCTTTGCCCCCGAAATCCCCTCCACCAATGAACGTCGCTCTACCATCTGTCCTCCCTCTACGCCGATTTCTTGCTGATTTGGACGGCCTCAGGAAGTAGCTCAGCGAATAGTCGCCGAACTTCCTCACCCGCCGTCCGGGCACGGGCGCCCATCTGCCACACAACCGATCCTTGCCCCGGCGCGTCGGCGAAGATCTGCCGCAGCGTCATCGCTGTGCTAGCCATCGGCAGCTGCAGCGCCGCTGCCGCGTCCTGCATGTCTTTGGTCAAGCGGTACCGCTTGCCGACCATGCTCAGCACAATCACCGCCTCGGGGATGCCGCCGCGGATGTCCTGGGCCTGCCGCAGCACCTCGGTCGCCTTCGCCAGGGCCCGTACCTCGAGCATCGAAGCCTTGCAGGGCACTATCGCCAGATCGGCACGAAGAAGAAGTGCTCGGCTGGTCTCGGTCTGGCTGCCGGGCCCGTCAGCGATGACGTAGTCGGTCTCGGCGGCCAGCGCCGATCGGCTGTTTGCGTTCCTGGGGCGTGCAACAGTCCAGGAATGCGGCGCGTGGGTTGGTGAAGACCACACCTAACCCGAAGGAGCTGCGCGATCATGATTCGCCAAACCCTTGCCGGCCATCCGCTCGAATTGCTTTCGATCGCTGAAGCTGCACGCGTGCTCAAGCAGCCCATCGCCGAGGTCGAGCGTCTCGTGACGATTCGGGAACTCCGCTCGTTCAACTTCGGAACCGAAGGGGAGATCATCCGGGTACTACGCCTCGATCTGGAAAGCCGCCGGGTAGGCTCCAAGCCAGCCTAGCCATGACGTGCGTTTCGCTTCTATGCCAGCCCAGATGCGCCTCAGGTGGGCCGCCATGCGTTCTTCGTCCATCCAGACCGCTTCCGCACCGGAGAGCGTTGTGCCGCACGGCGCACCGTCGTGGGTCACAGCGGAGCTCCTCGAAGACACGCTCAACACGTGGCAGCCGCGCTACGCCCACTCGTTGACCGTCGACGACGCTCTGGAGATACTGCTGACTGTCGCCCGCTTGTTCGACCACTTGGAGCATAGGGAACAGTCCGATGACGAAGAACTATCTGGCCCTCGCTAGGGTCTCCTCGCGAGAGCAGGAGCGCGAAGGATTCTCGCTCGAAGTGCAGGAGGAGGCGCTCACCCGCTACGCCAACGAGCGCGGCGGCGAGATCTCGAAGCTGTTCCGGATCGCCGAGACCGCCACCAAACCGGATGAGCGGCGGACCTTCAAGGAACTCCTCGAGTACGCCCGCCAGCACGCCTCGGACCTCACCGCGGTCCTGTTCTTCAAGGTCGACCGAGCCGCCCGGAACCTATTCGACTACGTCGAGCTTGAGCGGCTGGAGATCGACCATGGCCTGGAGGTGATCTACGTCACCCAGCCCACAGAAAACACGCCCGCCGGTCGGATGATGCGGCGGACGCTGGCCAACATGGCGTCGTTCTACACGGAGCAGCAGTCCCTCGACGTCAAGGACGGCTTGTTCCGCCGCGTGCAAACGGGCTTGTTCATGGGCAAGGCGCCCTACGGCTACCGTAATTTCCGCCGCGACGGCCGCAGCCTGGTCGAGACTGATTGCCAGCGTGCCCGGGTCGTCCGCCGGGCCTTTGACCTCTACGCCTATCACGGCCACACCATTGACTCGCTGGTCGACGCTCTGGATGACGAAGGCTTCGTCTACACCGCGAAGACCAGGCGTTTCACGCGGAGCAAGCTCCACACGCTCCTGCGCGACCGCTCCTACATCGGGGAGATCTTCTACCACGACCAGTGGTACCCGGGCGTCCAGGAGCCGCTGGTCGACCGCGGGACCTTCGACCGCGTTCAAGAGCTGCTCGGCGGGCAGGTGTACCGATCGCACGAGCTTACCTACGCCGGCGGCCTGATTACCTGCGGCTGCTGCGGGCGAGGGATCACGGGTGAGACGATCACCAAGAAGAGCAAGAACGGCGACAAGCAGTACCGCTACTATCGCTGTGCCGGCTACCTCGCCAAGGGACATCCACGCACCCGTTTGCCAGAGTCCAAACTGGACCAGCAGATGCTCACCCTCCTGGATCGACTGCGGATCCAAGACGAGAAGACGCGGGATTGGTTCGCCCGCGTGCTCCGCGAACGGACCAGGGGCCAACAGGAAGAAAGCCGCGAGCGGCTGGGTGAGCTCAATCGCCAGCTCACCCTGGTGCGCAACCAGCAGGACCAGCTTCTCAACCTGCGGCTGCTGGAAGAGATCGACCCGCAAACCTTCGCGTCCAAGAGCACCGAGCTCCGTGACCGAGCCGCCAAGCTCCAGCTACAGATCGACGCGTTTGACCGCGGCAGGGCCGAGAACGGCCAGGTTGCCCTCCAGGCGTTTGAACTTTCGCAAACCCTGAAAGAGAAATGGCTTACGTCCGATTACCGAGCCAAACGACGGTTGCTCGAAATCGTCTGTTTGAACTTCACTCTTGTCGACGCAAGTCTTGTCCCTGAATGGAGAAAGCCCTTCGACGTACTCGCCGAAGGGCCTCATTCTGAAAACAGTCGGGCTGACAGGATTTGAACCTGCGACCTCTGCGTCCCGAACGCAGCGCTCTAGCCAAGCTGAGCTACAGCCCGTTGTCGGCGGTTGTGCCGAGCTCAGCAGGTTATCAGACCGAAGCCCCGGCCGCAAGCTGTGTTGGGGCGCTATCAGCGGCGTGCGGGCTTAGAATCGGGCGATTTCTTTCATTCGCATTTCCGAGACCAGAACCTCGGGTTTGCTCCTTGCGTACAGACTCCTGGCGGCGAGAATTGCGCTCGTTGCCTGT
This Posidoniimonas polymericola DNA region includes the following protein-coding sequences:
- a CDS encoding recombinase family protein encodes the protein MTKNYLALARVSSREQEREGFSLEVQEEALTRYANERGGEISKLFRIAETATKPDERRTFKELLEYARQHASDLTAVLFFKVDRAARNLFDYVELERLEIDHGLEVIYVTQPTENTPAGRMMRRTLANMASFYTEQQSLDVKDGLFRRVQTGLFMGKAPYGYRNFRRDGRSLVETDCQRARVVRRAFDLYAYHGHTIDSLVDALDDEGFVYTAKTRRFTRSKLHTLLRDRSYIGEIFYHDQWYPGVQEPLVDRGTFDRVQELLGGQVYRSHELTYAGGLITCGCCGRGITGETITKKSKNGDKQYRYYRCAGYLAKGHPRTRLPESKLDQQMLTLLDRLRIQDEKTRDWFARVLRERTRGQQEESRERLGELNRQLTLVRNQQDQLLNLRLLEEIDPQTFASKSTELRDRAAKLQLQIDAFDRGRAENGQVALQAFELSQTLKEKWLTSDYRAKRRLLEIVCLNFTLVDASLVPEWRKPFDVLAEGPHSENSRADRI